In a genomic window of Rhododendron vialii isolate Sample 1 chromosome 12a, ASM3025357v1:
- the LOC131311028 gene encoding B2 protein-like isoform X2, which yields MPPNDFRKKSACGNAPEFGAIFMSNRSTIKECFERKLFGLPHAFAEFVKEVKAGMILFLFEYQQKKLYGVFGAVSDGRMDIVPHAYHSTGKKFRAQVSFTVIWNCCPLSEPDFCDAIRENYFTEQKFNIGLSKYQVLS from the exons ATGCCGCCAAATGATTTTAGGAAGAAGAGTGCTTGTGGAAATGCTCCTGAATTTGGAGCTATCTTCATGTCAAACCGGAGTACAATAAAAGAGTGTTTTGAGAGAAAACTATTTGGTCTTCCACATGCTTTTGCTGAGTTTGTGAAAGAAGTCAAAGCTGGAatgattttatttctttttgagtATCAGCAGAAAAAACTTTATGGTGTTTTTGGGGCTGTGTCTGATGGAAGAATGGATATTGTACCCCATGCGTATCATTCAACCGGGAAAAAGTTCCGTGCACAG GTTTCTTTTACTGTTATTTGGAATTGTTGTCCACTTTCTGAACCTGATTTTTGTGACGCGATTAGAGAGAATTACTTTACAGAGCAGAAGTTCAACATTGGTCTGTCTAAATATCAGGTTTTATCTTAA
- the LOC131311028 gene encoding B2 protein-like isoform X1 produces MPPNDFRKKSACGNAPEFGAIFMSNRSTIKECFERKLFGLPHAFAEFVKEVKAGMILFLFEYQQKKLYGVFGAVSDGRMDIVPHAYHSTGKKFRAQVLPVQVSFTVIWNCCPLSEPDFCDAIRENYFTEQKFNIGLSKYQVLS; encoded by the exons ATGCCGCCAAATGATTTTAGGAAGAAGAGTGCTTGTGGAAATGCTCCTGAATTTGGAGCTATCTTCATGTCAAACCGGAGTACAATAAAAGAGTGTTTTGAGAGAAAACTATTTGGTCTTCCACATGCTTTTGCTGAGTTTGTGAAAGAAGTCAAAGCTGGAatgattttatttctttttgagtATCAGCAGAAAAAACTTTATGGTGTTTTTGGGGCTGTGTCTGATGGAAGAATGGATATTGTACCCCATGCGTATCATTCAACCGGGAAAAAGTTCCGTGCACAG GTTTTGCCTGTCCAGGTTTCTTTTACTGTTATTTGGAATTGTTGTCCACTTTCTGAACCTGATTTTTGTGACGCGATTAGAGAGAATTACTTTACAGAGCAGAAGTTCAACATTGGTCTGTCTAAATATCAGGTTTTATCTTAA